Sequence from the Undibacterium piscinae genome:
TGAAATTCGGAGTCACCGAAAATGGTGACTTCGCGCTCTTTTTCCTTAAGCTCAACTTTGGCACTGGTACCTTTTAAGTCAAAACGATTGGTGACCACTTTGTTGGTCTGCACGATCGCATTTTTAACTTCGTCCATATTCGCTTCAGAGACGGTATCAAAAGATGGCATGTTTATTCCTTGGTGATTTAATGTAAATTAATTGAATTGACGACTATGGGCGTATTTTAACAAAAGCCAGCTCTAACTTAGCGTCTATTCACGTCTATAATTCTGCCTCTATGAATATGCCTCTTCTCCCACAAAAAAATATCTCCCTGCAGAAGCTCAATAGTTTCGGTATCGCTGCGCACGCTTCAGCATTTTTGCGCATAGAGAGCGAACAGCAATTGATACAGATCAGCCGCGACCAACAACTGGCGCGCATGCCCAGATTAATCCTTGGCGGCGGCAGTAATCTGGTGCTCTCTGACAAGCTTGATGTGCTGGTGCTGCAGATGGCCATGATGGGTAAGCATATCGTTGAAGAGAATGAAGATTTTGTGTATGTCTGTGCGGCGGCTGGTGAACCATGGCATGAATTCGTCTTGTGGACTTTGCAGCAGGGCTTGGGTGGCTTGGAAAATCTCTCGCTGATACCTGGCACTGCCGGTGCTGCACCGATACAAAATATCGGTGCCTATGGCGTTGAGATGCAGGATTATTTTCATCACCTTACCGCGTTTGATTTCCTCAGCGGCGACATCGTCACAATGGATAAACAGGACTGCCGGTTCGCCTACCGCGATAGTATTTTCAAGCACGACTACCGTGACAGAATGGTGATTTTGAACGTGGTTTTCGCCTTGCCAAAAATATGGCAGCCGCGTTTGAACT
This genomic interval carries:
- the murB gene encoding UDP-N-acetylmuramate dehydrogenase, with the translated sequence MNMPLLPQKNISLQKLNSFGIAAHASAFLRIESEQQLIQISRDQQLARMPRLILGGGSNLVLSDKLDVLVLQMAMMGKHIVEENEDFVYVCAAAGEPWHEFVLWTLQQGLGGLENLSLIPGTAGAAPIQNIGAYGVEMQDYFHHLTAFDFLSGDIVTMDKQDCRFAYRDSIFKHDYRDRMVILNVVFALPKIWQPRLNYGDVAQLLIAKGITAPGPKDVSDAIIAIRRSKLPDPAEIGNAGSFFKNPIVSAELRDSLHAQYPAMVSYAQTDGGYKLAAGWLIEQSGWKGKALGNAGVYQKQALVLVNLGGATGAEVRRLAQQIQADVFDKFGVELEIEPVFV